The following are from one region of the Macrobrachium nipponense isolate FS-2020 chromosome 21, ASM1510439v2, whole genome shotgun sequence genome:
- the LOC135197439 gene encoding CCHC-type zinc finger nucleic acid binding protein-like, with protein MAERAVDRSVRASNLSVVNLRDWSAIIGRVGSVSREREQQCYRCGKQRNKKNVCRWALEVCFGCGQTGHIVSDCVNCAKNGHYARMCKEPLAKCVECGMEGHVVSNGCTSYRVSVKLGNVTRRYEE; from the exons atggcagagcgagCGGTTGATAGGAGTGTTAGAGCAAGTAATTTAAGTGTAGTTAACCTTAGAGATTGGAGTGCAAtcattggaagagtagggtccGTTAGTCGTGAAAGAGaacagcagtgttatagatgtggaaagcaaagaaataagaagaatgtgTGTCGGTGGGCATTGGAAGTGTGTTTCGGGTGTGGGCAGACGGGTCATATAGTGAGTGATTGTGTTAATTGTGCAAAGAATGgtcattatgctaggatgtgtaaagaaccactggcaaaatgtgttgaatgtgggaTGGAAGGTCATGTAGTGAGT aatggatgtacAAGTTacagagtgagtgtgaaattaggaaatgtaacaaggaggtacgaggaatag